The bacterium HR11 DNA window GTCCGGATGGACGCCCACACGGTGTATGCCCCGGACTACATTCGGAAGTGTGTCGAGCTCCTGCAGACGACCGAAGCGGCCAACGTCGGGGGCGTCCAGCGGGCCGTCGGACGGGGCTACGTCGCCGGGGCCATCGCCGTCGCCCTGACGAGTCCCTTCGGCGTCGGCGACGCCCGTTTCCGGTATGCGGACCGCCTGACGTGGGCCGACACGGTCTACCTGGGCGCCTGGCGGCGGGCGACGCTGGAGGCCCTGGGGGGCTTCGACGAGGCGTGGGCCGTCAACGAGGACTACGAACTCAACTACCGGCTTCGCCGGGCCGGGGGACGCGTCCTGGTATCGCCGGACGTCCGGTGCTGGTATCATGTACGGTCTTCGCTGGGCGCGCTGGCCCGGCAGTACGTCCGGTACGGCTTCTGGCGGGCCCGGACGGCGGTCGTCCATCCGGGGTCGCTCCGGTGGCGGCATCTGGTCCCGCCGGCGTTGGTCCTGGGCCTGGTCGGTTCGGCCGGCCTGGGGGCGGCGGGGAGCCGATGGGGCCTCGTCGTCCCCATCCTTTACGTCGTGGCCAACGTCGGGGCAAGCCTTGGGACGGCCCTCCGGCGGGGCCTGCGGTACCTGCCCCTCCTGCCGGTCGTGTATGCGGTCCTCCACCTGAGTTGGGGGGCCGGATTCCTGGCCGGCCTGGTCCGATGGGGTTTCCGACGGACGTGAGGACATGACGCCCGTTCTCGTCACGATTTCCTGTCCAATCGGAGGTAGATGACGTGGACACGGCGGCGGTGGGGACAGAGACCCGGGCCTGGGCGTTGAACCTCCGGGAGCGCCGGTGGATCGCGGCCGTGGGAGACGTCTTGGCCGCCGGCCTGGCCGCCGTCGGAGCCTTAGCCCTGTGGAGCTGGTCGGACCACGGGGCCGTCACGCCGGCGTGGATGGCCGACCGCGTCCTGTGGGTCCCGGCCCTGGTCGCCCTGTGGACGGCCAGTCTGTGGCT harbors:
- the pgaC_2 gene encoding Poly-beta-1,6-N-acetyl-D-glucosamine synthase gives rise to the protein MDLPLVTVVVPVWNEAAFIGPCLDSVVANDYPKDRLEVLVVDGGSTDGTRAVLEDYARRYPFIRLLDNPGRIPAAALNAGLRQARGDVIVRMDAHTVYAPDYIRKCVELLQTTEAANVGGVQRAVGRGYVAGAIAVALTSPFGVGDARFRYADRLTWADTVYLGAWRRATLEALGGFDEAWAVNEDYELNYRLRRAGGRVLVSPDVRCWYHVRSSLGALARQYVRYGFWRARTAVVHPGSLRWRHLVPPALVLGLVGSAGLGAAGSRWGLVVPILYVVANVGASLGTALRRGLRYLPLLPVVYAVLHLSWGAGFLAGLVRWGFRRT